The proteins below are encoded in one region of Macrococcus armenti:
- a CDS encoding Mini-ribonuclease 3, with the protein MVNEASLYNPLTLAYLGDAVLDLHVRNYIVREKNRKPNELHRYATFFVSAKSQAQTFDALVESRFFTDEEMDILMRGRNAKSHTKAKNTDVVTYKKSTGLEAVIGYLHLNNEDERLQILLAEIIDQCEKRGKDEHK; encoded by the coding sequence GTGGTTAATGAGGCGAGTCTTTATAATCCTCTGACGCTTGCGTATTTAGGAGATGCTGTGCTTGATTTACATGTGCGCAATTATATCGTGCGTGAGAAAAATCGTAAGCCTAATGAACTTCATCGTTATGCAACGTTCTTTGTGTCTGCTAAAAGCCAGGCACAAACGTTTGATGCATTAGTAGAAAGCCGCTTCTTTACTGATGAAGAAATGGATATACTGATGCGTGGCCGCAATGCAAAAAGTCATACGAAAGCTAAAAATACAGACGTTGTAACATATAAGAAGAGTACAGGATTAGAAGCAGTCATCGGCTATTTGCACCTTAATAACGAAGATGAACGATTACAAATTTTACTGGCAGAAATCATTGACCAGTGCGAAAAGAGGGGTAAAGATGAACACAAATGA
- a CDS encoding NYN domain-containing protein, which produces MKQHYTIIDGYNVIGQSNYLKAMAIESLAEARTELLLELANYNARIEDDVIVVFDAYDVKSHEREEVFHGIRVIYSKQNETADAVIERLTFELYNKHITTIKVVTSDMSEQHAIFGSGALRIPSREFISNLEEEKVMIEKDIKNMDEVKPRTRITIDEATLQKLERIRRGKL; this is translated from the coding sequence ATGAAACAGCATTATACGATTATTGATGGTTATAATGTTATCGGTCAAAGTAATTATTTGAAGGCGATGGCAATAGAATCACTCGCTGAAGCGCGTACAGAGCTTCTGCTGGAACTTGCAAACTACAATGCACGTATAGAAGATGATGTAATCGTCGTTTTTGATGCATATGATGTCAAGTCACACGAACGCGAAGAAGTATTTCATGGCATTCGTGTGATTTACTCTAAACAGAATGAAACGGCAGATGCAGTTATAGAGCGTTTAACATTCGAGCTGTACAATAAACATATTACAACGATTAAAGTCGTAACGAGTGATATGTCAGAGCAGCATGCAATTTTTGGTAGCGGCGCCCTGCGCATTCCTTCAAGAGAATTTATTTCAAACCTTGAAGAAGAGAAAGTGATGATTGAAAAGGATATCAAAAACATGGATGAAGTGAAACCGAGGACGAGGATTACAATTGATGAAGCAACACTTCAGAAACTGGAACGCATTCGAAGAGGGAAGTTATAG
- the rlmB gene encoding 23S rRNA (guanosine(2251)-2'-O)-methyltransferase RlmB, whose product MNTNDDIIVGRHAVKSAVSSDHEINKVLIQEGINKSQISSILNLCKEKKIIVQTVPKSKLDHMSDVPHQGILAMISPYEYTELEDFLSSRNRDKLSTIMILDGLEDPHNLGSIIRTADAIGVDGIMIPKRRSVSLNQTVVKASTGAVEHVPVMRVNNINQAIDKLKDAGFWVAGTDAKKSVDYRKMNADMDLAIVIGSEGEGMSRLVKDKCDFLIHLPMVGHVNSLNASVAASLLMYEVYRKRNPLN is encoded by the coding sequence ATGAACACAAATGATGACATAATTGTTGGGAGACATGCTGTTAAAAGTGCAGTATCTTCTGACCATGAAATTAACAAAGTGCTTATACAAGAAGGTATTAATAAGTCACAGATTTCGAGCATTCTGAATTTATGTAAAGAGAAAAAGATTATCGTTCAGACCGTTCCGAAGTCGAAACTTGATCATATGTCGGATGTGCCGCATCAAGGAATATTAGCGATGATTTCACCATATGAGTATACAGAGCTCGAAGATTTCTTAAGTAGTCGTAACCGTGATAAGTTAAGCACGATTATGATATTAGATGGGCTGGAAGATCCGCATAACTTAGGTTCGATTATTAGAACGGCTGATGCGATAGGTGTAGATGGAATTATGATTCCGAAACGTCGCTCTGTCAGTCTGAATCAAACAGTTGTAAAAGCATCAACAGGTGCAGTAGAGCACGTACCTGTTATGCGTGTTAACAATATCAATCAGGCGATTGATAAATTAAAGGATGCTGGTTTCTGGGTTGCGGGAACAGATGCTAAAAAATCTGTAGATTATAGAAAAATGAATGCAGATATGGACCTTGCAATCGTGATTGGTTCTGAAGGTGAAGGAATGAGTCGTCTCGTTAAAGATAAATGCGATTTCCTGATTCACTTGCCGATGGTCGGACATGTCAATAGTCTGAACGCCTCTGTAGCCGCAAGTTTACTCATGTATGAAGTTTACCGAAAAAGGAATCCGTTAAACTGA
- the cysS gene encoding cysteine--tRNA ligase — MITLYNTLTRSKEKFVPIEEGKVKMYVCGPTVYNYIHIGNARPAISFDVVRRYFEYRGYEVNYVSNFTDVDDKLIKAANELGQTVPEVADRFIEAYFEDTHALNCKTATHHPRVMDHMDDIIEFIEALIKKDYAYESGGDVYFRTRKFDGYGKLSHQSIDELKVGARIQTGELKDDALDFALWKAAKPGEISWASPWGEGRPGWHIECSVMAKKHLGDSIDIHAGGSDLTFPHHENEIAQSEAHNDTTFANYWMHNGFINIDNEKMSKSLGNFILVHDIIKEIDPNVLRFFMISVHYRNPINYNMELVASAKAGLERIQNAYQAMKDRKDISVDIVDHASVINTIDDILKQFETAMDDDFNTANAITAWYELAKQANIYNQNASTDLNVINRFLEVFEIFSEVLGVKLDVANALLDEEIERLIEERQEARKNKDFKRADEIRDMLKAQNIILEDTAQGVRFKRG, encoded by the coding sequence ATGATTACGTTATATAATACATTAACGAGAAGTAAAGAAAAGTTTGTGCCAATAGAAGAAGGTAAAGTAAAGATGTACGTTTGTGGACCGACAGTTTATAACTACATTCATATCGGTAATGCACGTCCTGCAATCAGTTTTGATGTCGTGCGCCGCTACTTCGAGTACAGAGGCTATGAAGTGAACTACGTTTCGAACTTTACAGATGTGGACGATAAGTTAATTAAAGCAGCAAACGAGCTCGGTCAGACGGTTCCTGAAGTTGCAGATCGTTTTATTGAAGCGTACTTTGAAGATACGCATGCATTAAATTGTAAGACAGCAACACATCATCCACGTGTAATGGATCATATGGATGACATTATTGAATTTATCGAAGCATTAATTAAAAAGGACTACGCCTATGAGAGTGGTGGAGATGTATATTTCAGAACGCGTAAGTTTGATGGATATGGTAAGCTGAGCCATCAGTCAATTGATGAGCTTAAAGTAGGTGCACGTATTCAAACAGGAGAACTAAAAGATGATGCACTTGATTTTGCGCTATGGAAAGCAGCGAAGCCTGGAGAAATCAGCTGGGCATCACCGTGGGGAGAAGGTCGTCCGGGATGGCATATCGAATGTTCAGTAATGGCAAAGAAACATTTAGGAGATTCGATTGATATTCATGCAGGCGGTAGTGACTTAACGTTCCCGCACCATGAGAATGAAATTGCACAATCTGAAGCGCATAACGATACAACATTTGCGAATTACTGGATGCATAACGGATTTATCAATATTGATAACGAGAAAATGAGTAAGTCACTTGGTAACTTTATTTTAGTGCACGATATTATTAAAGAAATTGACCCGAATGTACTGCGTTTCTTCATGATCAGCGTGCACTACAGAAATCCGATCAACTATAATATGGAGCTTGTTGCAAGTGCGAAAGCAGGACTTGAAAGAATTCAGAATGCATATCAGGCGATGAAAGATCGTAAAGATATATCTGTTGATATCGTAGATCATGCATCTGTTATCAATACAATTGATGATATATTAAAGCAATTTGAGACGGCAATGGATGATGATTTTAATACAGCAAATGCGATTACAGCATGGTATGAGCTGGCGAAACAGGCGAACATCTATAACCAGAATGCTTCAACAGATTTAAATGTAATCAATCGTTTCCTTGAAGTGTTTGAAATCTTCAGCGAAGTACTTGGCGTGAAGTTAGATGTTGCGAATGCACTTCTTGATGAAGAAATTGAACGTTTAATCGAAGAACGCCAGGAAGCAAGAAAGAATAAAGACTTTAAACGCGCTGACGAAATTCGAGATATGTTAAAAGCACAGAATATTATTCTTGAAGACACTGCACAAGGTGTGAGATTTAAACGTGGTTAA